In Metopolophium dirhodum isolate CAU chromosome 9, ASM1992520v1, whole genome shotgun sequence, the genomic window attaataggaACAGggcgcctatatatatatatataggcctCAAAAGTTAATATCTTTTATTGCTTCTTAATCAGCTTATTCAATAAGCTGTTCTATCCGTGCTCTGGTATATTTGACCATTTGGTATAAACCAAactatatagtagtatataaattgcgacgtgtttttatttatttttctttggcACCACGGATTGCTTGTTAGCGCGATGTTGTTTATACATATCCCGATATCTGGTTGAACGTTTGCTACAACCAGTGCCGTATCCAGGGGGTGGGCTTTTGGGCTTAAGCCCCCCCCGAAAAATTGAaggttttattgaaataattagtgCATTGGAAGAACTTATGTCAATAGAACATGATAAAGCAGTTTTTCCATTACATAAATCtatgtgtaattttaattttattataactatctgTATTTTGGAAAAGGTCCTTggaataacttattttatttcaaaatatcttcaaacagaaaatattgatttatccaTTGCAATAGAATCTGTAGAATTgacaattcaaaaattacaagaTTTACGGACGgaagaaacttttttttctatatttcatCGTGCTTGTGAAATCGCAAAAGAAGTTGGTACATCACCAACCATACCAAGAGTAGTCGGGACTCAAAAACATCGAGAAAATTATGCCATACTCAATAATGACCATGTCTCTTACTACAgacaatcattatattatccatatttAGATGATATTTTAGCATCATTTAATGAACGTTTTAAAATGaactctaatatttttatttctttatcttCTTTATTACCAAGCAAAATTGGTAATTTATCATTTAGTGATATACAGCCAGCTATTGATTTTTATGAAGAAGATTTAAGATCTAATAACCAAAACATTCACATggacttattaaaaaatgaatttgaattttggaaGCAAAAATGGTCtaatgaagaaaataatttaccaaaaaatgcATTAGACACATTATCAAAATGCCCCGAAGATTTATTcccacatataaatattttattaaaacttcttGCTATTTTGCCTGTATCAACGGCATCGGTTGAAAGaagtttttcttctttaaaaagAATCAAGACCTATTTAAGAAACTCTACCGGTGAGGCAAGATTAAACGGATTAGCTCTTATGAATATCCACAGAGACATACAAATTGACACAGAtgctattttaaatatgtttgcgTCTAAAAAGGAAAGgcgtttagattttaaattgtgacaatttaataatgaatgcataatacattaaaaactatgtgtatatattatatgttttaaattttttcctatAAAGTTAAGTATGTTAAAGCCCCCCCCGAAAACAAATCCTGGGTACGGCACTGgctacaacaataatttattcccACGACTAGGCTTGCACCGCGGCGTGTGTGCGTACGTTTTTTTCCCGTGTCCATGATGTGCCGTGCTCGGAAAGTACCTATACCTGGTCTTGTGCCTACCGCAGTCGGGTGATCCTGACCTTCGTCAGTAGTCTTTCATAACCCGCGCATCGCGGCTGCAGCGACGCCATcgtctatttgaattttttctttCTCGCCATTACGTTATATTAGCGTTAACATTTCCAAGGGCGCTATCTTAATCGTCATCTTTGTCTAAATGTGGGTACTcttaaacgtaatttttttcttttcattaatcACTTCCAAGACTTCCGCACGTGCTCTCACAAATTTCTCGGAACGTCgcatacttaattaatttatattcataataatatgtatagtattgagattttttattcatgtgaatgaataatacattcaatctaacctatattttatgcgcgttttaatatttattcacttCTAAAACGTTTTATTGAGTatagtttaaaacttaaatgacATTCGAGTTGTTAATCaacaatgatttatatttatcttccgattagtacaaattaaaaaagtgtTATCAAAATTGGCTAACCATTTGCACTTAAAAGTTAATTGTAACCGataagaaatacaaaaatgtataaatacctacctaatttcaCTCTGCGGCTGTTTTTTGGtcaatatttttaggtatatcaatatcacccttttaaattatttctattgaAATAGCAAACGTCTGATACTTGGAAGGgaaggtagtaggtacctatttcgtTAGCCAAGTACCACCGTTGCTCAAGTCCACTAAACGGAAAAATAGTCCACTGCTTGTTGCAAAACACACCACTTATTGAAGTAGatttgagtaaaaataataatagtattctatatacaatgtatatttttgttacaatatACTGTGTAATTTACCGCCATTACTCAGTGGTAAACATCGGTATAATGTGGCGAGACaggtttattttgtattaaataaccTACCATAAGTCCCTatcaaattttgttatttaatcgCTAGGTATATTTTGCTATATTTTGTAACCATAGTGTATATACTGCAGCGtttttatattaagatattatgcaTACTCGCTTACAGTTTATTTAAATCTACTatccatattattgtattattgtattacatgtCAGATATacgtataagttatttaaaattataaatgtattattgtagttactagttataaacatatacctaatatatcacCGGATCGCaggctgtataatattataatatatctgcaCACACAAATTCGgacgtatctatataatattaaacgaccAGGAAAAAAACGTAGAAAGCTAATGACATTGTTACTCGGATCGCTTAACTGTGAACTATTtctcaacaattatattatagctatggTTCGTTTTACATTATTCTGtttgttttattcgttttacttgaatattaatacaattattgattgCTAGTTAGTATTTACACCTTCATATTTAAGGAGTATTATCAATATTGagaattacaaaatttaaaataatatattgaaatacttGGGACAAATtgttcaagtacctacctattgttttaCCAGTTTTAAAGTTGGAAAGTATtttcatttaaagtttaatgtttatgcgctataaaattaaatgtcaataaaatgtattatctatttctttaaaataatgattaaaaacatgtgtacctacctatatatatatgcacttATGGGAATTTACGtttgaatgttattttatttcatttgtatttcgagtaaactatacaattataatatgttccggATTTTTCTGACAACCTAAGCATCTATTTTGTGTAGTTAAttgtgcaatatatatattataatatgtataatatgctgtGTCATCTGGTAATCAATGTTTAAAGAAGTTACTTTTTCattcaatatataaatagttattatgtatttatatattattattttttaaactaaaacatacaattttcatcTGTTTAGTacaagtttttaaattgttattgaaatttAGCTAAGaattaatgaacattttttcaaggtaattatattctttaatGCTTTTGGAGTTATTTCTTGATTATTGcgccttaaatattattaacctaaaatataaatcagtattttttatatgaacCATAACTATTTTAGCAATAACTTACACTAAGGCTTGTTTTTAAATGAGACGAGTTATTGGTAATTTCAATATTAGtgtgttgtaataattatacatttttaagtcaaGATAAGTATTGTTGCATTTTGTACAATCATTCGAGCATatcgtcattatttttttttaaagtacactttaataaataatattttagactagacgcattaaaatacattttgtatatacaacttgaatgttttgtttaatatttgaaCAGTTAAACAGTGTTATAggttcacatattatatagttttgcaCTATAAGATTGCATTgttaaacaaacaatatatCGCTTACTATTAGAttaacatatatgtatattttataattgcaaTTTAAATTGCTCCTcatttactataaatttaaatatatctaccTAATCATTTCATATTGTAAACgacgtaaaaacaaaataggaagacattatattttattcgggTTATGTTGGAATTTTTCTCATTTttcatataagtaggtaattatagtttatatgtataatataatatttaaattattagttaattgagtatctaattataattaaagtgtataacccaattttaaaatttaaaattattaaacaaacctTATTTAAAACCTTGGATAAgtagcaaaaaaaattttaatttttacaaaaatgtatatttcaagtacctactacTAACTaaccaatacaattttttaataataaattacaatgtaataAGAATCTTTCGTATCAAGGTTTAGAAtgttacttttatatattagcTTATTTCCAGTTTTTCAAGCCCATATGGCAGCCTATAATAagtaatcataatatcatagtgAATTTTTTCTCATTAATAATAAGAACATAATTAGAAAAAtgacttatgtatataatgttatgtatattgtatataatataataaattatggtgtATTATGTGTGATATTGCCTATTAGATTTATCAAAATagatgttataaacttatagctACATACGATTCTACATATcaattatatgcaaaataaccgctttattcatttttaatacgtaggtataggtacttacatattattatattattatgtttgctaaaatattattgtgcgtTTTACTTGAATAtaggtaaacaaaataatagtttaatttgaagattttaatatttttttacattgtcaTTAAGTACCTTTAATTGACCTTGCCATTTTGTTAAGATTTGTTGTTCTATGCATTGCGTGTTATCGACCACCTACTTCTCGTACATTgttgttatactataatatatatcacatattatataccgtgTGATTACCGATCGGATCATACACCATCTCTTAGGTAATCGATAACCCAATTTAATGAATGcgtttttttactttcaaaGCCATTGTGCCAGGACAATAGTAAAATCGTCAAAATGATAGCAACAACATGCCATTATGCCAAATAATCCCTATTTTAAGCCTCATCATTAGGCACCTGTTCTATATTTCTGATGGAATCGGTAAATTTGCATACTAGCATTTATTGTGTAttcgttatcacttatcattgTAAGTTATTTGACTTTTCTGTTTACTTGTGTCCTTGGGAAGGCGGAAGTTGTATGGGACAGATGATCATTGTCGCTATTTTGAGTTAAGACTTCTAGAACATTTTGTATAGCCACgatagtaaacaataataattttcaacctGCACGTCTCTGCACTAACTGCAAACGACTTTGTCGACCTTGTGTAATGGGCCATTTTGAGTTGCACGATTTCGATCACGTTGGATTCAATTCACATAGGTATTGTATTAGTATTCTAATCATTGtagtacttatttataaaaaatgtttaactgtaGTGTATTTCAGAGACTAccgaatattattatctacaaaaaCCTACGCATTGTATacgtaatatacatttatctaggtatatggtatctatataatataaattgtcaaaaatcaaaactaGTTCTCATTTGTCATGCTTTCGCTTGTTATCTTAACGATTTGGAACTGTAAGATGGAAATTATCTTGATATTGGCTAACAcgcgttgtataataataaataatttatcggaacattcaaattattatcgGTATGTTATACTGTATTTCAGttgattaaatatgtttaaattaataagaatttaaaatagaaacggatttcattattaacaaaaatatatgtgattttatctatacctaataaaacaatattatattctcatttcacataaattcataattacattttttgctGTCAAATATAgcttttgtataaatatatgtatatataatataatatgtacatataactTCGAAATCATAATTTTCGTTTATTTCAGTAGTCTGAAGTTTTATTATAGAATGTATATGTCAAGTCTGTCATATCGCCAAGTATTTTGCAAACAATTCCAAATCTCTGGTGTAAAACATTATTCTCGGCACTATTGTAATAACAGTCCTCGGAAACACAacaaattgattataattaataagtattacatttttcttagtgcagtttaataattaatataatatgtacttatatctacctttgtatttgtttttacaaatgtttTGAACTACCAAGACGACTAATTGACTATCGTGCATTGAAAAATAGTGTTAaagctaataaaaaatttttttatagaatgtttatagcttaatacaaataatgatttattatagtGTCCcactgacaaaataatattatgtatttgtacaagattataacataaaaaatattatttcaatgaaCTTTTTTCGTCTAACGGTTTTaccttgtaatacattttaaatattttactattttaacgttcgtataaaattatttttgggggacggagtggccgagcggactaaggcgtcggctacGACGCAGCttacccgagttcgatacctcggccgctggcggcatttttcttcgggcaagtcacgatgtccggagaacaagttccgccatccccccacccggggcatggcagaaacctacgggtgccccattagaaattctgccaaaacacaacaaacacgtgtaccaacctacccaatttaaaaaacctacagtgccctcccccacacccaatgtcctatgttgccgcgggttacccaataaaaaaaaaaaaataatatttttaaaactaattattaaaatttagtaattactattataacttaatacaactgtttataaattatgtatatagtttaaaattggtattttttcGAAAGTTGAACAATCGTATAggttataccattgattatacatttttaaatactagtatttataaccaatggttaacctatacgattttatgaataaaatataatataatatgtacctacaaccATGCGTGAATATTGTACTCATATTCACTGTGTTTAAAACTAACACTTTAACTTTATCTTGTTATTAATGACCTTTGATTTATTTATCGAATAtcgtttacatatttttgtgtacctacttcataaattattatcaacat contains:
- the LOC132952312 gene encoding 52 kDa repressor of the inhibitor of the protein kinase-like; protein product: MSIEHDKAVFPLHKSMCNFNFIITICILEKVLGITYFISKYLQTENIDLSIAIESVELTIQKLQDLRTEETFFSIFHRACEIAKEVGTSPTIPRVVGTQKHRENYAILNNDHVSYYRQSLYYPYLDDILASFNERFKMNSNIFISLSSLLPSKIGNLSFSDIQPAIDFYEEDLRSNNQNIHMDLLKNEFEFWKQKWSNEENNLPKNALDTLSKCPEDLFPHINILLKLLAILPVSTASVERSFSSLKRIKTYLRNSTGEARLNGLALMNIHRDIQIDTDAILNMFASKKERRLDFKL